In a genomic window of Erigeron canadensis isolate Cc75 chromosome 5, C_canadensis_v1, whole genome shotgun sequence:
- the LOC122601314 gene encoding period circadian protein-like has product MARTRSSAGTSGGRGRGLAENEDSGQGRGIGRGTGQSGGRGIGRGTGPEVVQGVGCGAGCGNEHGVGRGAGRGVGSGASRGCGQGNGRGRGRGGAENETNNEQAGMQPDLAMTAMITQVVNTILAQNAKMHKM; this is encoded by the coding sequence ATGGCGAGAACAAGATCTAGTGCTGGAACTAGCGGCGGTCGTGGAAGAGGCCTTGCTGAAAACGAAGACTCTGGCCAAGGTCGTGGTATTGGTCGAGGGACTGGACAGAGTGGAGGTCGTGGTATTGGTCGTGGCACTGGGCCTGAGGTAGTTCAAGGTGTTGGCTGTGGTGCTGGTTGTGGAAATGAACATGGTGTAGGTCGAGGTGCTGGCCGTGGCGTTGGTAGTGGTGCAAGCCGCGGTTGCGGCCAAGGTAATGGTCGTGGACGCGGTCGTGGTGGAgctgaaaatgaaactaataATGAGCAAGCTGGAATGCAACCAGACCTAGCCATGACTGCCATGATTacccaagtggttaatactatacTTGCACAAAATGCCAAAATGCACAAAATGTAG